A portion of the Eubacterium maltosivorans genome contains these proteins:
- a CDS encoding MFS transporter, whose amino-acid sequence MTTSMSKGKRNFLVFLISIMCQLIYIVPYIRFYFYDQYVAAYELTNLQLGNLGSIYGLVALFSYFIGGFFADRFSIRSLMTLSFTVCAGLAFWEAMYPSYTSLILIYSLFAFFNSATMWPAYIKFLRGLGNDDEQSRLYGTSEALRGVLGCGAGLGLLALVVQFTEIKVGVQTIIITLGVSYIVFAVLSLIFLPKTSPAEKKNASEKGKDKPSTWKNFIATIRLPETWILSIFMFACYCTFMAGVNYLGTYTTQILGISAEISSGLGIVRNYGILVIAGLLGGVLADKAKSRLLFIVYLLIGVIILAVATPLSSGMVTLCLLISMVLPLFYYGIKSVYFSVLGDAGIPMALTGMASGIISFIALSPDAFMTTIMGSWLDKDPVMGFNMIFGWMVIWAIVAIVFAIIIYKRGKNRALKSENVLQKQGDIL is encoded by the coding sequence ATGACGACTTCGATGTCAAAAGGAAAAAGAAACTTTTTAGTTTTTTTAATCAGTATTATGTGTCAATTAATCTATATTGTTCCTTATATACGGTTTTATTTTTACGACCAATATGTCGCCGCATATGAGCTGACGAACCTTCAACTCGGAAATCTTGGGTCTATCTATGGGCTGGTCGCGTTGTTCAGTTATTTTATCGGAGGTTTTTTCGCTGACCGCTTTAGTATCCGAAGCCTGATGACGCTTTCTTTTACGGTCTGTGCCGGACTTGCTTTCTGGGAGGCGATGTATCCCTCTTACACTTCGTTGATTCTTATTTATTCTTTGTTTGCTTTCTTTAATTCTGCTACGATGTGGCCTGCCTATATCAAATTTTTACGCGGCCTTGGAAATGATGATGAACAGAGCCGCTTGTATGGAACGAGCGAAGCGCTGAGAGGTGTTCTCGGCTGCGGCGCGGGCCTTGGCCTGTTAGCGCTGGTCGTTCAGTTCACAGAAATCAAAGTTGGTGTGCAGACAATTATTATTACACTTGGTGTGTCGTATATTGTTTTTGCTGTTCTGAGCCTTATTTTTCTGCCAAAAACAAGCCCGGCCGAAAAAAAGAATGCCTCTGAAAAGGGTAAAGACAAACCTTCTACCTGGAAAAATTTTATCGCAACGATCCGGCTGCCGGAAACTTGGATTTTATCAATCTTTATGTTTGCCTGCTACTGCACTTTTATGGCTGGCGTTAATTACTTAGGAACCTATACAACTCAAATTTTAGGGATTTCAGCTGAAATTTCAAGCGGTCTCGGGATTGTCCGTAATTATGGTATTCTCGTTATCGCCGGGCTGCTTGGCGGCGTCTTAGCCGATAAAGCAAAATCGAGGCTCCTTTTCATTGTTTATCTTTTAATCGGCGTTATCATTCTTGCTGTCGCGACGCCTCTGTCAAGTGGAATGGTCACACTTTGTCTGTTAATCAGTATGGTTCTTCCGTTATTCTATTATGGTATTAAGTCTGTCTATTTCTCAGTTTTAGGCGACGCCGGTATCCCAATGGCTCTGACCGGAATGGCTTCTGGCATTATCTCGTTTATTGCGCTGTCGCCGGATGCTTTTATGACGACCATTATGGGCTCCTGGCTTGATAAAGACCCTGTTATGGGCTTTAATATGATATTTGGTTGGATGGTCATTTGGGCAATTGTTGCGATTGTTTTTGCCATTATAATCTATAAACGCGGCAAAAACAGAGCGTTAAAATCTGAAAATGTCTTACAAAAGCAAGGAGATATCTTATGA
- a CDS encoding sigma-54 interaction domain-containing protein, translating into MSKNNSLLYRELEEVTTMGIQIVDIHRKVICYSKGCELIEGYKRKDVLGKDMNSLYNQRPELKSNSSRSVIVDTFETETPQKDVFVSYTTKNSDRIINVLCDTYLLYDNNDHIKSVICVFRDISDYLNLISLVNRLNAELNLQNPNLNNDTQYTFDHLIGASPNFLDVIEQAKRIANSDESVLIVGETGTGKELFAQSIHNASKRNDHRFIALNCSALPENLMESTLFGTCKGAFTGALNQKGLLEEANGSTLFLDEINSMDIGLQAKLLRVLETKRYRKVGSNQEQSCDIRFICAMNQSPQKAISDKKIRLDLYYRIAVFSLSIPPLRERKEDILFLSNYFIKTLAPPSGKKISGLSQKTSKLFENYAWQGNVRELKHVILQSIYSAKENDRLIEPKHLQNHSFENILSHPVKGDSLISVSSLSESDLTKNINAYEKNLIRQALEKNDYNITKTAEYLNITRQSLHGKIKKHLIVTKNAEFSNN; encoded by the coding sequence ATGTCTAAAAATAATTCTTTGCTTTACCGCGAACTAGAAGAAGTTACTACTATGGGCATTCAAATAGTCGATATCCATCGCAAGGTTATCTGCTATTCAAAGGGTTGTGAGTTAATTGAAGGTTATAAAAGGAAAGATGTTCTTGGGAAAGATATGAATTCGCTTTATAACCAAAGGCCGGAATTAAAGAGCAATTCAAGTCGTTCTGTTATTGTCGATACTTTTGAAACGGAAACGCCGCAGAAGGATGTTTTTGTTTCTTACACTACAAAGAATAGTGATCGAATCATCAATGTTCTCTGTGATACTTATCTACTTTATGATAACAATGATCATATTAAATCGGTTATCTGCGTTTTCAGGGATATTTCTGATTACTTAAACCTTATTAGCCTGGTCAACCGCCTCAATGCTGAACTAAACTTACAAAACCCAAATTTGAACAATGATACGCAATATACGTTTGACCATCTTATCGGCGCCAGCCCCAATTTTTTAGATGTTATCGAACAGGCAAAACGCATTGCCAATAGTGATGAATCTGTTTTAATCGTGGGGGAAACCGGAACTGGCAAGGAGCTTTTTGCTCAAAGCATTCACAATGCCAGCAAGCGGAATGACCATCGTTTTATCGCCCTTAACTGCAGCGCTCTGCCCGAAAATCTTATGGAAAGCACTCTGTTTGGCACTTGCAAGGGCGCCTTTACAGGCGCGCTCAACCAAAAGGGACTGCTGGAGGAGGCCAATGGCAGCACGCTGTTTCTTGATGAAATAAATTCTATGGACATTGGCCTTCAGGCAAAACTGCTTCGTGTCCTGGAAACTAAGCGATACCGAAAAGTCGGGAGTAACCAGGAACAGAGCTGTGATATCCGCTTTATCTGCGCCATGAACCAGTCTCCACAGAAGGCGATCTCTGACAAGAAGATCCGTCTTGATCTTTATTACCGCATTGCTGTTTTTTCCTTATCGATTCCCCCGCTAAGAGAGCGCAAAGAGGATATTCTCTTTTTATCTAATTATTTTATAAAAACACTTGCGCCGCCGTCAGGCAAGAAAATATCGGGACTCTCTCAAAAAACGTCGAAATTATTTGAAAATTACGCATGGCAGGGAAATGTGCGGGAGCTTAAACACGTTATTTTGCAAAGTATTTATTCGGCCAAAGAAAACGATCGGCTCATAGAACCTAAACATTTACAAAATCATTCTTTTGAAAACATCCTGTCTCATCCTGTAAAAGGAGATTCCCTTATTTCTGTTTCATCTTTATCTGAGAGCGATTTAACCAAAAATATTAACGCTTATGAAAAAAATTTGATCCGGCAGGCGCTTGAAAAAAATGATTATAATATCACAAAAACGGCTGAATACTTAAATATTACGCGTCAATCCCTCCATGGAAAAATAAAAAAACATTTAATCGTTACGAAAAATGCAGAATTTTCGAATAATTAG
- a CDS encoding ATP-binding protein: protein MKEGGAMLKLFEVTGFKNFKNKIGIDFSDVRDYKFNHSCITDGLLGKIIVYGKNSVGKSNLGLAFFDIVSHLTTNNVTPGLYDYYLNVDNTNDYAEFHYVFVFNHDEVDYWYRKNDKQSLVCETVSINGDLLFSYDYIRNAGDLSGLEALTTTLNLSFRGDDSILKYAIANSALSDDHPLYQMQRFVSHMLWFRSLDENRYIGYKANSKDYYDFIFEENMLDEFESFLHKAGIPESLITIRDADGINRLYFDAKRPLPFFKVASSGTKALYTFFYWYKTASDVSLMFIDEFDAFYHYELAETIVELLEHMPGFQAIFTSHNTNLLSNRIMRPDCYFILTGEKLTSFANATNRELREGHNLEKLYMSGEFNG, encoded by the coding sequence GTGAAAGAAGGTGGCGCGATGCTAAAATTGTTTGAAGTTACAGGTTTTAAGAATTTTAAAAATAAAATAGGGATTGATTTTTCTGACGTACGTGACTACAAATTTAATCATTCCTGTATTACGGATGGCCTGCTCGGCAAAATCATTGTTTATGGGAAAAATTCTGTCGGAAAATCGAATCTTGGCCTTGCATTTTTTGACATTGTTTCTCATTTAACCACAAATAATGTGACGCCCGGATTATATGATTATTATCTGAATGTCGATAACACTAACGATTATGCAGAATTTCATTATGTGTTTGTTTTTAATCATGATGAGGTCGACTATTGGTATCGTAAAAATGACAAGCAGTCACTTGTCTGCGAAACTGTTTCCATTAATGGAGACCTTCTTTTTTCTTACGATTATATCCGCAATGCCGGGGATTTATCTGGCCTTGAAGCATTGACTACAACGCTGAATCTTTCTTTTCGGGGAGATGACTCGATCCTGAAATACGCGATTGCGAACTCTGCGCTTTCAGATGACCACCCCCTTTACCAGATGCAGCGCTTTGTGTCTCATATGCTGTGGTTTCGCAGTTTGGATGAAAACCGTTATATTGGCTACAAGGCAAACAGCAAGGATTACTATGATTTTATCTTTGAAGAAAATATGCTCGATGAGTTTGAGTCTTTTTTACATAAGGCTGGGATTCCGGAAAGTCTGATTACCATAAGGGATGCTGACGGCATAAACCGTTTGTATTTTGACGCCAAAAGACCCTTGCCATTTTTCAAGGTGGCGTCCAGCGGTACAAAGGCGCTGTACACCTTTTTTTACTGGTACAAGACTGCGTCTGATGTTTCTTTGATGTTTATTGATGAATTCGATGCGTTTTACCACTATGAGCTAGCTGAAACAATCGTTGAGCTTCTGGAGCACATGCCTGGTTTTCAGGCAATCTTTACTTCTCATAATACGAACCTGCTCTCGAACCGTATCATGCGTCCAGATTGTTATTTTATTTTAACTGGCGAAAAACTCACTTCATTTGCCAACGCCACTAACCGCGAACTGCGTGAAGGCCATAATCTCGAAAAACTGTATATGAGCGGTGAGTTCAATGGGTGA
- a CDS encoding tyrosine-type recombinase/integrase, with the protein MKSYRKNVRKRADGRYEARCIVGYKNIYGKAVYRYLYAKTYQKVVEKLECCEKENFEEVELQRVLRKNRKRKNSGGVITEKFKEKEIINVEEHSLFLREWLVEWLEVGKKPEIKKSSYAQYDSVIKNHLIPAMGDYRLHELTNEVIQDYVKTKLNQHRMTLSSATVRRHISILSSALKQAVKSGMITANPCKEVSIPATRKRKTDVFNKDEYLKLEKALFYDQDKVKATAVLLTLKTGIRLGELAALRWCDLDFEEKTLMVRDAVHRVNASGENGRKTEMVFEGTKSYCSERTIPMNQEIYSLLKDYESNLSVKGEFVFSSKKGSFIDPRVYQAYFAGILKNAGIKKRNFHILRHTFATRAASKNMQLSVLSRLLGHSNIAITLKRYIHPLTEQDRIEMNKISENPIDKEK; encoded by the coding sequence ATGAAGAGCTACCGTAAAAATGTAAGAAAAAGAGCGGACGGGCGTTATGAAGCGCGGTGTATTGTGGGCTATAAAAATATTTATGGTAAGGCGGTCTATCGGTATTTGTATGCGAAAACTTATCAAAAGGTAGTTGAAAAATTAGAATGTTGCGAAAAAGAAAATTTTGAAGAAGTTGAACTGCAAAGGGTCTTAAGAAAAAACAGAAAGCGTAAAAATTCCGGCGGTGTCATCACTGAAAAATTCAAAGAAAAGGAAATTATAAACGTTGAGGAGCATTCTTTGTTTTTGCGGGAATGGCTGGTAGAGTGGCTCGAAGTTGGCAAGAAACCAGAAATTAAAAAATCCTCTTATGCACAATATGACAGTGTTATAAAGAACCATCTGATTCCCGCAATGGGGGATTACAGGCTGCACGAATTGACGAATGAAGTCATTCAGGATTATGTCAAAACCAAATTAAATCAACACCGAATGACACTGTCGAGCGCAACGGTCAGGCGCCATATCTCGATATTATCCTCTGCACTCAAACAGGCTGTGAAATCAGGGATGATCACAGCCAATCCCTGTAAGGAGGTAAGTATTCCCGCGACAAGAAAAAGAAAAACGGATGTTTTTAACAAGGATGAATATCTGAAGCTTGAGAAAGCTCTGTTCTATGATCAGGATAAGGTAAAGGCGACGGCTGTTCTGCTGACGTTAAAAACAGGAATACGGCTTGGAGAACTGGCCGCGCTTCGGTGGTGCGATCTTGATTTTGAGGAAAAAACACTGATGGTGCGCGACGCGGTGCATCGCGTTAACGCCTCTGGAGAGAACGGCAGGAAAACAGAAATGGTTTTTGAAGGGACAAAATCCTATTGCTCTGAGAGGACCATACCGATGAATCAAGAGATTTATTCTTTGCTGAAGGACTATGAGAGCAACCTTTCTGTGAAGGGAGAGTTTGTTTTTTCGAGTAAAAAAGGATCTTTTATTGATCCAAGAGTTTATCAAGCTTATTTTGCAGGTATCTTAAAAAATGCGGGCATCAAAAAAAGAAATTTTCATATTTTAAGACACACCTTTGCCACAAGGGCCGCCAGTAAAAACATGCAGCTGTCTGTGCTGAGCAGACTGCTGGGGCACTCCAATATTGCGATTACACTAAAACGCTATATCCATCCTCTGACAGAACAAGACCGTATCGAAATGAATAAAATATCAGAAAATCCAATAGATAAAGAAAAATAA